A DNA window from Arachis duranensis cultivar V14167 chromosome 3, aradu.V14167.gnm2.J7QH, whole genome shotgun sequence contains the following coding sequences:
- the LOC107479093 gene encoding 40S ribosomal protein S3-3, which translates to MATQMSKKRKFVADGVFFAELNEVLTRELAEDGYSGVEVRVTPMRTEIIIRATRTQAVLGEKGRRIRELTSVVQKRFKFPENSVELYAEKVNNRGLCAIAQAESLRYKLLGGLAVRRACYGVLRFVMENGAKGCEVIVSGKLRAQRAKSMKFKDGYMISSGQPVKDYIDSAVRHVLLRQGVLGIKVKIMLDWDPKGKVGPKTPLPDIVTIHPPKEEEDYIRPPAAVLSSEIEVPVPVA; encoded by the exons ATGGCGACTCAAATGAGCAAGAAGAGAAAG TTCGTCGCTGACGGAGTTTTCTTCGCTGAGCTGAACGAGGTTCTGACCAGAGAGCTTGCCGAGGATGGTTACTCTGGTGTTGAGGTTAGGGTTACACCTATGCGCACTGAAATCATCATTAGGGCCACTCGCACCCAAGCTGTTCTTG GTGAGAAGGGAAGGAGGATTAGGGAGCTAACCTCTGTGGTGCAGAAGAGGTTCAAGTTTCCTGAGAACAGTGTTGAACTCTATGCTGAGAAGGTTAACAACAGGGGTCTGTGTGCTATTGCCCAAGCAGAATCTCTACGTTACAAGCTCCTTGGAGGTCTTGCTGTCAGGAG GGCCTGCTATGGTGTTTTGAGGTTCGTAATGGAAAACGGTGCCAAGGGTTGTGAG GTCATTGTTAGTGGGAAATTGAGGGCACAGAGAGCCAAATCCATGAAGTTCAAGGATGGCTACATGATTTCTTCTGGTCAGCCAGTTAAGGATTACATTGACTCTGCTGTTAGACACGTTCTTCTCAGACAG GGTGTGCTTGGTATCAAAGTCAAGATCATGCTTGATTGGGATCCTAAAGGGAAGGTTGGTCCCAAAACTCCTCTCCCTGATATTGTTACTATCCACCCAccgaaagaggaagaagattaTATCCGGCCGCCTGCTGCAGTTCTGTCAAGTGAAATTGAAGTTCCTGTTCCTGTTGCATGA